Proteins encoded together in one Ferroglobus placidus DSM 10642 window:
- a CDS encoding DUF7288 family protein — MNLRAQTFTFEAMMSLVILTLVILLIVFAVPLTPLTSSAANIQVENALEKYGVDVINAITYESLAERYSPLKEALLFWDGETMYGGVESYPGSERLKAILNQTFEKEGIAYNIEIGYFKFDAANGTIDFVTIPFVWNGYPSDNAVTVSKVLTIYDSDGSNQGIKALTFNVDGNTSELYNVLEVRLTIWKM; from the coding sequence GTGAACTTAAGGGCTCAAACCTTCACTTTCGAAGCGATGATGTCTCTGGTAATTTTAACATTAGTCATCCTTCTAATTGTCTTTGCCGTCCCTCTCACTCCTCTTACCTCCTCAGCAGCTAACATCCAAGTTGAAAACGCCTTGGAAAAGTACGGGGTGGACGTAATCAACGCCATAACGTATGAATCTCTTGCAGAAAGGTATTCTCCACTAAAGGAGGCTTTGCTCTTCTGGGATGGAGAAACTATGTACGGGGGCGTTGAAAGCTATCCCGGCTCTGAAAGGTTAAAAGCAATACTCAATCAGACATTCGAAAAAGAGGGAATAGCGTACAACATAGAGATAGGATACTTCAAATTCGACGCAGCTAACGGAACAATAGATTTTGTTACAATTCCTTTCGTCTGGAACGGCTATCCCTCCGATAACGCTGTGACGGTTTCGAAAGTTTTGACGATCTACGATTCCGACGGTTCAAATCAGGGAATTAAAGCTCTAACCTTCAACGTTGACGGCAACACCTCCGAGCTTTACAACGTTTTGGAGGTGAGACTGACAATATGGAAGATGTAA
- a CDS encoding DUF7287 family protein, protein MDSRAQLSIDYIGGVLIFLGVVYIVFYLSMNIVAPLSKERLDVQYLAESISEYLILNFTEESAVKAFGAVNLTKLVQYLSYADLSELTGGRYKVNVTLKDMSGNTIISFGEKIPENVDVGFTRRVISTYQTSERYFLEVAVW, encoded by the coding sequence GTGGATTCGAGGGCTCAACTCAGCATCGATTACATCGGTGGAGTGTTGATATTCTTGGGAGTCGTTTATATAGTTTTTTACCTTTCGATGAACATAGTTGCTCCTCTGTCAAAAGAGAGGCTCGACGTTCAGTACTTGGCTGAATCGATTTCCGAGTACTTAATACTTAACTTCACAGAAGAAAGTGCCGTGAAAGCTTTCGGAGCGGTGAATCTAACGAAGCTCGTCCAGTATTTAAGTTACGCAGACCTCTCCGAGTTAACCGGAGGCAGATATAAAGTGAACGTGACTCTAAAAGATATGAGCGGAAACACGATTATTAGTTTCGGCGAAAAAATTCCTGAGAATGTTGACGTGGGATTTACGAGAAGGGTGATTTCCACTTATCAGACATCCGAAAGATACTTTCTGGAGGTGGCGGTTTGGTGA
- the argC gene encoding N-acetyl-gamma-glutamyl-phosphate reductase produces MIKVGIVGGTGYTGGELLRILSTHPEAEVVAVSSRKDVGRKIHEVHPHLKGFYDIEFVLPELKNFDECDVVFTAVPHGEAMNYVPQFLEVGIKVIDLSADYRLKKEVYEEVYGKKHDAYFEAVYGLTELHREEIKKAKLVANPGCYPTGAILAAAPLAEKELIERVVFDSKSGITGAGASPTDFTHFPNLHESIVPYKITDHRHYYEMLQELKALQEDIRISFTPQVFPGSRGILTNAHIFLRGDLEEGEIKKIYEKFYEGCKFIRFQESVKLIYVRGSNFCDISIHKGKDRAVIISAIDNLVKGASGQAVQNMNVMFGLEEDEGLNYPPLFP; encoded by the coding sequence ATGATTAAAGTCGGAATAGTGGGAGGAACCGGCTACACTGGAGGGGAGCTTTTAAGAATTCTTTCAACGCATCCTGAGGCTGAAGTTGTCGCTGTAAGCTCGAGAAAAGACGTTGGAAGGAAAATTCACGAAGTTCATCCCCATCTAAAAGGCTTTTACGATATCGAGTTCGTTCTGCCGGAGCTTAAAAACTTCGATGAATGCGACGTCGTTTTTACAGCCGTGCCTCACGGTGAGGCGATGAATTACGTTCCTCAGTTCCTGGAGGTAGGAATTAAAGTTATCGACCTCTCGGCAGATTACAGATTGAAAAAGGAGGTTTACGAGGAAGTTTACGGAAAAAAGCACGATGCTTATTTTGAAGCCGTTTACGGCTTGACGGAGCTTCACAGAGAAGAGATAAAGAAAGCTAAACTTGTGGCGAATCCAGGATGCTATCCGACGGGAGCGATTTTAGCTGCAGCTCCTTTAGCTGAAAAGGAACTGATAGAAAGAGTAGTCTTCGATTCTAAAAGCGGAATAACCGGAGCTGGAGCTTCTCCGACAGATTTCACGCATTTCCCCAACCTTCACGAGTCGATAGTTCCTTACAAAATAACCGACCACCGCCACTACTACGAGATGCTTCAAGAGTTGAAAGCTCTGCAAGAGGACATAAGAATATCTTTCACCCCTCAGGTTTTCCCCGGGTCGAGAGGAATTTTAACGAACGCCCACATCTTTCTCAGAGGAGACCTCGAAGAGGGGGAAATCAAGAAGATTTACGAGAAGTTCTACGAAGGATGTAAATTTATAAGGTTTCAGGAGAGCGTTAAGCTGATCTACGTTAGGGGAAGCAACTTCTGCGACATATCGATTCACAAGGGAAAAGACAGAGCTGTGATAATTTCGGCTATAGACAACCTCGTGAAGGGGGCGAGCGGACAAGCGGTTCAGAACATGAACGTCATGTTCGGGCTGGAGGAGGATGAGGGTTTGAATTACCCGCCGCTGTTCCCATGA